Proteins encoded together in one Papaver somniferum cultivar HN1 unplaced genomic scaffold, ASM357369v1 unplaced-scaffold_21, whole genome shotgun sequence window:
- the LOC113340185 gene encoding uncharacterized protein LOC113340185 has translation MATISFAKSAAVMNISGSFPQTSSVSSGKVSRVSFPSNFNERNIAARQMKCRAEPSAAGQAADKIDEGIAKVTELSDDAKAKATRDFDEASAKKTELETDAKAEAEKVKASVVDAGEKAKENVDGAFEAAKDKAEAIKDAVLGKE, from the exons ATGGCAACAATCAGTTTTGCAAAGAGTGCTGCAGTAATGAACATCTCCGGTTCATTCCCTCAAACCTCGTCAGTATCATCTGGCAAAGTCTCTAGAGTTAGCTTCCCCTCAAATTTCAAT GAAAGAAACATAGCAGCTAGACAAATGAAGTGCAGAGCAGAACCTTCAGCAGCTGGACAAGCAGCGGACAAAATAGACGAAGGCATTGCAAAAGTAACAGAATTGTCTGATGATGCAAAAGCAAAAGCCACAAGAGATTTTGATGAAGCCAGTGCGAAAAAAACCGAATTAGAAACCGATGCTAAAGCTGAAGCGGAGAAAGTTAAAGCCAGTGTAGTAGATGCAGGAGAGAAAGCCAAAGAAAATGTGGACGGTGCATTTGAAGCTGCTAAAGATAAAGCAGAAGCCATCAAAGATGCAGTTCTTGGCAAAGAATGA